A DNA window from Stenotrophomonas sp. 57 contains the following coding sequences:
- the msuE gene encoding FMN reductase translates to MSSALKVVAVVGSPTSSATSRTLLLVRHLLASLQQRVHASVDLVELAPIARLLGQALSRDEAEPAVEQALRTIEAAGLLVVAAPVYRGSYPGLFKHLVDFIGLEALVDTPVLLAATGGSERHALVIDHQLRPLFSFLQAHTLPIGVYATPADFEGEHITSVALQARIALATERAAAHLTARTLAVPAPLRRIA, encoded by the coding sequence ATGTCTTCTGCATTGAAGGTGGTTGCAGTGGTGGGGTCGCCGACCAGTTCGGCGACGTCGCGCACATTGCTGCTGGTACGGCACCTGCTGGCGTCGTTGCAGCAGCGGGTGCATGCCAGTGTGGACCTGGTGGAGCTGGCGCCGATCGCGCGCTTGCTGGGGCAGGCGTTGTCGCGCGATGAAGCGGAGCCCGCCGTGGAGCAGGCGCTGCGGACGATCGAGGCGGCCGGGCTGCTGGTAGTGGCTGCGCCCGTCTATCGGGGATCGTATCCGGGGCTGTTCAAGCATCTGGTCGACTTCATCGGGCTTGAAGCGCTGGTGGATACGCCGGTACTGCTGGCGGCAACCGGCGGCAGCGAGCGCCACGCGCTGGTGATCGACCACCAGCTGCGGCCATTGTTCAGTTTCCTGCAGGCGCACACGCTGCCAATCGGGGTGTACGCCACGCCGGCCGACTTCGAGGGCGAGCACATCACCAGTGTGGCCTTGCAGGCGCGGATCGCGCTGGCGACCGAGCGTGCGGCCGCGCATCTGACCGCACGGACGCTGGCGGTACCGGCGCCGCTGCGCCGCATCGCCTGA
- a CDS encoding M20 aminoacylase family protein, with the protein MSGENSVAPGHARRDPASIGVLPEIAARAEAAIAIRHDLHRHPELAFEEHRTSARVAELLQHWGYEVTTGLGGTGVVGTLQRGRGSRRLGLRADIDALPIHEDSGLAYASQTEGLMHACGHDGHTAILLSAAHYLAHHGDIDGTLQLVFQPAEETGSGASKMMADGLFERFPVDAIYGLHNWPGVPVGHFGFVDGPAMASVDWARLKVIGKGGHGAEPQGSVDPILVAAHIITALQSVVSRNVDPRQMGVVTVGSIHGGQAANVIPDVVELKLTVRAYLPEVRDTLRRRVTELAEQTAAAFGARAEIEFPRGFPSVINHPQQTAYIREVAVQGFGAEQVVPEFAPRTASEDFAFLLQARPGTFVFVGNGDSAPLHSPRYVFNDAAIAPAASLWARLAEDYLVKDAA; encoded by the coding sequence ATGAGCGGAGAGAACTCGGTCGCGCCGGGCCATGCCCGGCGGGATCCCGCGTCCATCGGCGTGCTGCCGGAAATTGCAGCACGCGCCGAGGCCGCCATCGCGATCCGCCATGACCTGCACCGGCACCCGGAGCTGGCCTTCGAGGAGCATCGCACCAGTGCCCGCGTGGCCGAGCTGCTGCAGCACTGGGGTTATGAGGTGACCACCGGGCTCGGCGGCACCGGCGTGGTCGGCACGCTGCAGCGCGGGCGGGGCAGCCGTCGCCTCGGCCTGCGTGCCGACATCGACGCACTGCCGATCCATGAGGACTCCGGCCTGGCCTATGCCAGCCAGACCGAGGGCCTGATGCATGCCTGCGGCCACGATGGTCATACCGCCATCCTTCTGTCCGCGGCGCACTATCTGGCCCATCACGGCGATATCGATGGCACCTTGCAGCTGGTGTTCCAGCCGGCCGAAGAAACCGGCTCGGGGGCGTCGAAGATGATGGCCGACGGCCTGTTCGAGCGCTTCCCGGTGGATGCGATCTATGGCCTGCACAACTGGCCGGGCGTGCCGGTGGGCCATTTCGGCTTCGTCGATGGCCCAGCAATGGCCTCGGTGGACTGGGCGCGTTTGAAGGTGATCGGCAAGGGCGGCCACGGCGCCGAGCCACAGGGCAGCGTCGATCCAATCCTGGTCGCCGCGCACATCATCACTGCGCTGCAGAGCGTGGTGTCGCGCAATGTCGACCCGCGGCAGATGGGCGTGGTTACCGTGGGCTCGATCCATGGCGGGCAGGCGGCCAATGTGATTCCGGACGTGGTCGAGCTGAAGCTGACCGTGCGCGCCTACCTGCCGGAAGTGCGCGACACCCTGCGGCGCCGGGTCACCGAGCTTGCCGAGCAGACCGCTGCGGCGTTCGGGGCGCGCGCCGAGATCGAGTTCCCACGTGGCTTCCCCAGCGTGATCAACCACCCGCAGCAGACCGCCTACATCCGCGAGGTGGCGGTGCAGGGCTTCGGAGCCGAACAGGTCGTTCCCGAATTTGCGCCGCGCACCGCCAGCGAGGATTTCGCCTTCCTGCTGCAGGCGCGGCCCGGCACCTTCGTGTTCGTCGGCAACGGCGACAGTGCACCACTGCACAGCCCGCGCTATGTGTTCAACGATGCCGCCATCGCACCCGCTGCCAGCCTGTGGGCGCGGCTGGCCGAGGACTATCTGGTGAAGGACGCAGCATGA
- a CDS encoding DUF3088 family protein, which yields MSLDATDKPILFLLDREFEDGQIPGQRFFCRHSLLLEGALSSIDGLDAQLDVRRIGFARPRREVIAEIGEQDQSLPKLVLPQGVRSELASGAHRDRQYVSGAEPILAALNGLLGIPVAHP from the coding sequence GTGAGTCTGGACGCAACCGATAAGCCCATCCTGTTCCTGCTCGATCGTGAGTTCGAGGATGGACAGATTCCCGGCCAGCGCTTCTTCTGCCGGCACAGCCTGCTGCTGGAAGGGGCGCTGTCGAGCATCGACGGCCTGGATGCGCAGCTGGACGTGCGCCGCATCGGCTTCGCGCGGCCGCGCCGCGAGGTGATCGCCGAGATCGGCGAGCAGGACCAGTCGTTGCCGAAGCTGGTGCTGCCGCAGGGCGTGCGCAGCGAACTGGCCAGCGGCGCGCACCGGGACCGCCAGTACGTTTCCGGTGCCGAACCGATCCTGGCCGCGCTGAACGGGTTGCTCGGCATCCCCGTGGCCCACCCCTGA
- a CDS encoding amino acid ABC transporter permease/ATP-binding protein, with translation MSTPSSALEGITARPSPTTALKIVPARHPLQVVGTVLALALILIGLQSVLGNPRWGWGTFAEWFFARPVLEGLGRTLLLTALGTGLGFALGTLLALARVSGSPLLSAVSWGYVWLFRSIPLLVLLLLLNNLGYLYSTIELGLPFTGISLFSYPTTQLIGVFTAAVLGLTLNQAAFSAEVIRGGILSVDHGQYEAAAALGLPRGRQVRRIILPQAMRSILPAAFNDVIGLAKSTSVVYVLALPELFYTVQVIYRRNLEVVPLLMVATVWYLVILTVLSLLQRRVEQRFARGQLQRERSVSRVSSPVRTSSDAPPRMANRPRIATQVEAGEGAAVSLQGVGKAFGEQPVLEDVNLDLRAGSVTVLIGPSGAGKSTLLRLINHLERADSGYVTVGGQLIGYRRDGDTLYELPEREIRRRRAEVGMVFQGFNLFPHLTALENIIEAPIAVRGVPRAQAEEQARTLLERVGLADRADAFPRQLSGGQQQRIAIARALALQPKVLLFDEPTSALDPELVAEVLSVIEELARSGTTLVIVTHELGFARRVADHVVMMDQGRVIEQGTPEVLFERPRQQRTADFLAKTL, from the coding sequence ATGAGTACGCCTTCGTCCGCGCTTGAGGGAATCACTGCGCGTCCTTCACCGACGACGGCGCTGAAGATCGTGCCGGCGCGCCATCCGTTGCAGGTGGTCGGAACGGTCCTGGCGCTCGCGCTGATCCTGATCGGCCTTCAATCGGTATTGGGCAATCCGCGTTGGGGCTGGGGCACCTTTGCCGAATGGTTCTTCGCACGCCCGGTGCTCGAGGGCCTGGGCCGCACGTTGCTGCTGACCGCGCTTGGTACCGGCCTCGGTTTCGCATTGGGTACCTTGCTGGCGCTGGCCCGGGTGTCCGGTTCGCCGCTGCTGTCGGCGGTGTCGTGGGGCTATGTGTGGTTGTTCCGTTCGATTCCGCTGCTGGTGCTGTTGCTGCTGCTGAACAACCTGGGCTACCTGTACAGCACCATCGAGCTGGGCCTTCCGTTCACCGGCATCAGCTTGTTCTCGTACCCGACCACGCAGCTGATCGGCGTGTTCACGGCAGCTGTATTGGGTCTGACTCTGAACCAGGCGGCGTTCTCGGCCGAGGTGATTCGTGGCGGCATTCTCTCGGTCGACCATGGGCAGTACGAGGCGGCCGCCGCGCTTGGCTTGCCGCGTGGCCGCCAGGTGCGGCGCATCATCCTGCCGCAGGCGATGCGCTCGATCCTGCCGGCTGCGTTCAACGATGTGATCGGCCTGGCCAAGAGCACGTCGGTGGTCTACGTGCTGGCGCTGCCGGAACTGTTCTACACCGTGCAGGTGATCTACCGCCGCAATCTGGAGGTGGTGCCGCTGCTGATGGTGGCCACGGTCTGGTACCTGGTGATCCTGACCGTGCTGTCGCTGCTGCAGCGGCGCGTGGAGCAGCGCTTCGCGCGCGGCCAGCTGCAGCGTGAGCGCTCGGTGTCGCGGGTGTCATCGCCGGTGCGTACATCCAGCGATGCTCCGCCGCGGATGGCCAACCGCCCGCGCATCGCCACCCAGGTCGAAGCGGGCGAGGGTGCTGCGGTATCGCTGCAGGGCGTGGGCAAGGCGTTCGGCGAGCAGCCGGTACTGGAAGACGTGAACCTGGACCTGCGCGCCGGCAGCGTGACCGTGCTGATCGGTCCATCCGGTGCAGGGAAGTCCACGCTGCTGCGGCTGATCAACCACCTGGAACGTGCCGACAGCGGCTACGTGACCGTCGGCGGGCAGCTGATCGGCTACCGCCGCGACGGTGACACCCTGTACGAACTGCCGGAGCGAGAAATCCGTCGCCGTCGTGCCGAGGTGGGCATGGTGTTCCAGGGCTTCAATCTGTTTCCGCACCTGACCGCACTGGAGAACATCATCGAGGCGCCGATCGCCGTGCGTGGCGTACCACGTGCGCAGGCCGAGGAGCAGGCACGCACACTACTGGAGCGGGTCGGCCTGGCCGACAGGGCGGATGCGTTCCCGCGCCAGTTGTCCGGTGGCCAGCAACAGCGCATCGCGATCGCGCGCGCGCTGGCGCTGCAGCCGAAGGTACTGCTGTTCGATGAGCCGACCTCGGCGCTGGACCCGGAACTGGTGGCCGAGGTGCTGAGCGTGATCGAGGAACTGGCCCGTTCCGGCACCACGCTGGTGATCGTCACCCATGAGCTGGGCTTCGCCCGCCGCGTGGCCGACCACGTGGTGATGATGGACCAGGGGCGGGTGATCGAGCAGGGTACGCCGGAGGTCCTGTTCGAGCGCCCGCGCCAGCAGCGCACGGCCGATTTCCTGGCCAAGACCCTATAG
- a CDS encoding LLM class flavin-dependent oxidoreductase translates to MSTTPRHIPFGIMLQGPGSHMHAWKHPSNPADASVNLQFYIDIARTAEDNGIAFGFVADGLYINEKSIPHFLNRFEPISLLSALATATKKIGLAGTLSTSYSDPFTVARQFASLDLLSGGRAGWNVVTSPLEGSGRNYGRPHPEHALRYQIADEYLDVVQGLWDSWDDDAFVRERNSGTFFAPEKFRRLDHKGRFFQVEGPLNIQRSPQGQPVIFQAGSSDDGIALAGKYADAVFTHSPSLEETRAFTQKVKNSAIAHGRSGNDVKIFPGIGPIVGRTVEEAEAKYQAIAALATLEDALAYLGRFFDHHDFSQYDPDAPFPELGDIGSNSFRSTTDRIKQDAREKGLSLRRVALEAVSLRPNFIGTPEHVADELIRWFDAGASDGFILGFAAQREGLDDFVTQVLPILQARGYHQRELEGQTLREHLGLPYKASRHATDAEPARKAG, encoded by the coding sequence ATGAGCACCACCCCGCGCCACATTCCGTTCGGCATCATGCTGCAGGGTCCTGGCAGCCACATGCATGCCTGGAAACATCCGTCCAATCCGGCTGACGCCAGCGTCAACCTGCAGTTCTACATCGACATCGCGCGCACCGCCGAGGACAACGGCATCGCCTTCGGCTTCGTGGCCGATGGCCTGTACATCAACGAGAAGTCGATCCCGCACTTCCTCAACCGCTTCGAGCCGATCTCGCTGCTGTCGGCGCTGGCCACGGCAACGAAGAAGATCGGCCTGGCGGGCACGCTGTCGACGTCCTACAGCGATCCGTTCACCGTGGCACGGCAGTTCGCTTCGCTGGATCTACTCAGCGGCGGCCGCGCCGGCTGGAACGTGGTGACCTCGCCACTGGAAGGTTCGGGCCGCAACTACGGCCGGCCGCACCCGGAGCACGCGCTGCGCTACCAGATCGCCGATGAGTATCTGGATGTCGTGCAGGGGCTGTGGGATTCGTGGGATGACGATGCCTTCGTGCGCGAGCGTAACAGTGGCACCTTCTTCGCACCGGAGAAGTTCCGCCGCCTCGATCACAAGGGCCGCTTCTTCCAGGTGGAAGGGCCACTCAACATCCAGCGCTCGCCGCAGGGACAGCCGGTGATCTTCCAGGCCGGTTCTTCCGACGATGGCATCGCGCTGGCCGGCAAGTATGCCGATGCGGTGTTCACCCATTCGCCGTCGCTGGAGGAGACCCGCGCGTTCACCCAGAAGGTGAAGAATTCGGCGATCGCGCATGGCCGCAGCGGCAACGACGTGAAGATCTTCCCGGGCATCGGCCCCATCGTCGGCCGCACCGTCGAGGAGGCCGAGGCCAAGTACCAGGCGATTGCCGCGCTGGCCACGCTGGAAGATGCGCTGGCCTACCTCGGGCGCTTCTTCGATCACCACGATTTCAGCCAGTACGACCCGGACGCACCGTTCCCGGAGCTGGGTGACATCGGCAGCAATTCGTTCCGTTCCACCACCGACCGCATCAAGCAGGATGCGCGAGAGAAGGGCCTGAGCCTGCGCCGGGTGGCACTGGAAGCGGTGAGCCTGCGGCCGAACTTCATCGGCACACCGGAGCATGTGGCCGATGAGCTGATCCGCTGGTTCGATGCCGGTGCCAGCGATGGCTTCATCCTCGGCTTCGCCGCGCAGCGCGAGGGCCTGGACGATTTCGTGACCCAGGTGTTGCCGATCCTGCAGGCGCGTGGCTACCACCAGCGTGAACTGGAAGGGCAGACCCTGCGCGAGCACCTTGGCCTGCCGTACAAGGCCAGCCGCCATGCGACCGACGCCGAACCGGCGCGAAAGGCGGGATAA
- a CDS encoding GNAT family N-acetyltransferase, which yields MSSNERFLYTSVDDALARPLFDGLEQEYDSRYADVRRRIGGSAREELQRYPAQAFAAPVGAFVLLLRDGSAVSGGAFMPHRDPDTAEFKRIWTLPGLRRQGIARRVLQELEDQAARQGYRRVFLTTGFRQPEAVGLYLSHGYTALFDLDADPETIAHLPFEKHLGQPAAVLSPSQAVLHGAHA from the coding sequence ATGAGCAGCAACGAACGCTTCCTCTATACCTCGGTGGATGACGCGCTGGCGCGGCCTTTGTTCGATGGCCTGGAGCAGGAGTACGACAGCCGCTACGCGGACGTGCGCCGCCGCATCGGCGGTAGCGCCCGCGAGGAGCTGCAGCGCTACCCGGCGCAGGCCTTCGCCGCGCCGGTAGGGGCGTTCGTGCTGCTGCTGCGTGATGGCAGTGCCGTCTCGGGTGGCGCCTTCATGCCGCACCGCGATCCGGATACCGCCGAATTCAAGCGCATCTGGACGTTGCCGGGCCTGCGCCGGCAGGGCATCGCGCGGCGCGTGTTGCAGGAGCTGGAAGACCAGGCGGCACGCCAGGGCTATCGGCGGGTGTTCCTGACCACCGGCTTCCGCCAGCCCGAGGCGGTCGGCCTGTACCTCAGCCATGGCTACACCGCGCTGTTCGACCTGGACGCGGATCCGGAGACCATCGCGCATCTGCCCTTCGAGAAGCATCTTGGACAACCGGCGGCGGTACTTTCGCCGTCGCAGGCCGTGCTGCACGGAGCCCACGCATGA
- a CDS encoding MsnO8 family LLM class oxidoreductase translates to MSYQISVLDKSPVAEGASPEQALRNSLQLAQRAEQLGYHRYWFAEHHAAPTLASPAPEVLAAWVLAQTRRIRIGSGGVMLRHYAPYKVAENFNLLAALAPGRVDLGVGKAPGGLPASTAALAAGRPAFADFDQQLRDLEDYLSSTDTEAVARPIPRQAPERFLLGASPQSARQAAELGWRFVYAAHFDGDPKHIEAAFDAYRDVSTQLPLLATVAFAAPTAEAAARHIGALRVYKLHLGPGQAVNLPSPEAAAEYARQVGVADFRIEETRPSVLSGDAQHVRDELDVLHRRFGVGEFILDAPVADLDARLTSLELLSPAPRAAVA, encoded by the coding sequence ATGAGCTATCAGATCAGCGTATTGGACAAGAGCCCGGTAGCCGAGGGCGCGTCGCCGGAACAGGCGCTGCGCAACAGCCTGCAGCTGGCGCAGCGCGCCGAACAGCTGGGCTATCACCGCTACTGGTTTGCCGAGCACCATGCCGCGCCGACGCTGGCCAGCCCGGCGCCGGAAGTGCTGGCGGCCTGGGTGCTGGCACAGACCCGCCGCATCCGCATCGGAAGCGGCGGAGTGATGCTGCGCCACTACGCGCCGTACAAGGTGGCGGAGAACTTCAACCTGCTGGCCGCGCTGGCGCCGGGGCGCGTGGATCTGGGCGTGGGCAAGGCGCCCGGTGGCCTGCCGGCCTCTACGGCGGCATTGGCAGCGGGGCGACCGGCGTTTGCCGATTTCGACCAGCAACTGCGCGACCTGGAGGACTATCTTTCCAGCACCGACACCGAGGCGGTGGCACGCCCGATCCCGCGGCAGGCACCGGAGCGCTTCCTGCTCGGTGCCAGCCCGCAGAGCGCGCGGCAGGCAGCCGAACTGGGCTGGCGCTTCGTCTACGCCGCGCACTTTGATGGCGACCCGAAACACATCGAGGCGGCGTTCGACGCCTACCGCGATGTCTCCACGCAGCTACCGCTGTTGGCGACGGTAGCCTTCGCAGCTCCGACCGCCGAAGCGGCTGCCCGCCATATCGGCGCATTGCGGGTCTACAAGCTGCACCTCGGCCCCGGCCAGGCGGTGAACCTGCCCAGCCCCGAGGCGGCCGCCGAATATGCGCGCCAGGTGGGCGTGGCCGACTTCCGCATCGAGGAAACGCGCCCGAGCGTGCTGTCGGGTGATGCGCAGCATGTGCGTGACGAACTGGATGTGCTGCACCGGCGCTTCGGCGTGGGCGAATTCATCCTCGACGCGCCGGTGGCCGACCTCGACGCACGCCTGACTTCCCTTGAGCTGCTGTCGCCCGCGCCGCGCGCGGCGGTGGCCTGA
- a CDS encoding ABC transporter substrate-binding protein, which translates to MSPAAPRRPSRSTLLIVGVLVIGIAGIVYSRVRQAPEAAGVTATSLAGANSPVLKGTLDPKAQALIPAGYRFVTPGAFTVATHPGQLPLADHGADSKDVVGIEPDIARLIADALGLKLVIVPVAWADWPLGLESGKYDAVLSNVTVTEERKKKFDFSSYRYDLLGIYTRTDGPIQKIERPADVAGLKVVVGASTNQDQILRQWDQQNIAAGLKPVEYQYFDDAVVGRLAVITGRADVSFEPNATGAYSARDGKVRRVGLFPGGWPNAAAISVTTRKGSGLADAVTQALNTQIGSGTYAQALKRWNVAEEAVPQSQTNPPGLPTLQ; encoded by the coding sequence ATGAGCCCTGCAGCACCGCGTCGCCCCTCGCGCAGCACCCTGTTGATCGTGGGCGTGCTGGTCATCGGCATCGCCGGCATCGTCTACTCGCGCGTGCGCCAGGCCCCGGAGGCTGCGGGGGTGACCGCGACCAGCCTGGCGGGAGCGAACAGCCCAGTGCTGAAGGGAACGCTCGATCCCAAGGCGCAGGCCTTGATTCCCGCGGGCTACCGCTTCGTCACGCCGGGGGCGTTCACGGTGGCGACCCATCCGGGACAGTTGCCATTGGCCGACCACGGCGCCGACAGCAAGGACGTGGTCGGCATCGAGCCCGACATCGCGCGCCTGATCGCCGATGCGCTGGGCCTGAAGCTGGTGATCGTGCCGGTGGCCTGGGCCGACTGGCCGCTGGGGCTGGAATCGGGCAAGTATGATGCGGTGCTGTCGAACGTGACGGTCACTGAAGAGCGCAAGAAGAAGTTCGATTTCTCCAGCTATCGTTACGACCTGCTGGGCATCTACACGCGCACGGATGGACCGATCCAGAAGATCGAGAGGCCGGCGGATGTGGCGGGCCTGAAGGTGGTGGTGGGCGCCAGTACCAACCAGGACCAGATCCTGCGCCAGTGGGACCAGCAGAACATCGCCGCTGGCCTGAAGCCGGTGGAGTACCAGTACTTCGACGACGCGGTGGTCGGCCGTTTGGCGGTGATCACCGGCCGCGCCGATGTCTCGTTCGAGCCCAATGCCACCGGCGCGTACTCAGCGCGCGATGGCAAGGTGCGGCGTGTGGGCCTGTTCCCTGGCGGCTGGCCGAACGCCGCGGCGATCTCGGTGACCACACGGAAGGGCAGTGGCCTGGCCGACGCGGTGACGCAGGCGCTGAACACGCAGATTGGCAGTGGTACCTATGCGCAGGCGCTGAAACGCTGGAACGTGGCCGAGGAAGCGGTGCCGCAGTCGCAGACCAATCCGCCGGGATTGCCGACGCTGCAATGA